The following are encoded in a window of Magnolia sinica isolate HGM2019 chromosome 11, MsV1, whole genome shotgun sequence genomic DNA:
- the LOC131218978 gene encoding geraniol 8-hydroxylase-like has product MERDRRDRKKRENMDYSTLFLWISLAWAFIHIVLLAKEKSSAHKLPPGPIPLPIIGSLFKLGHKPHDSLARLAKIYGPIMTLRLGRVLTVIASSADMAKEVLQKNDQALSGRTVVDAVRAQNYHESTMGWQPANSNWRKLRMMYNTQMFTAQRLDANQALRRQKVQELIAHMRQSCLGGQVVDIGRAAFVTTLNLLSNSIFSVDLVNPSSESVQEFKDAVHGIMEEAGKPNLSDYFPLLRPLDPLGIRRRMTAHFKKLYQIFDKMIDERLQFRASSESPRMNDFLDVLLDQSHENELSRSDINALLTEIFSAGSDTSSSTIEWAMAELLRNPNVLAKARSELIQTIGSEHQVEESDIARLPYIQAIVKETLRLHPPVPLLIPHRAETGVEICGCTIPRHTQVFVNVWAIGRDPSIWRDPTSFKPERFVGSEIDLRGRDFELMPFGAGRRICPGLPLGLRMVNLMLASLLHSFGWKLPDGVGPQDMDMSDKFGITLQMAVPLRAIPVQAV; this is encoded by the exons ATGGAGAGAGACAGAAGAgacagaaagaagagagaaaatatgGATTACTCAACCTTGTTTCTGTGGATTTCTTTAGCATGGGCATTCATCCATATCGTCCTCCTTGCAAAAGAAAAGTCCAGTGCACACAAGCTCCCACCAGGCCCCATTCCTCTTCCCATCATTGGAAGCCTGTTCAAGCTCGGTCACAAACCCCATGACTCACTCGCCAGGCTCGCCAAGATCTATGGCCCGATCATGACTTTGAGACTGGGTCGTGTCTTAACAGTTATTGCTTCATCGGCAGACATGGCCAAAGAGGTCCTCCAAAAGAATGATCAGGCCTTGTCCGGTAGAACGGTTGTTGATGCAGTCCGCGCCCAAAACTACCATGAATCTACAATGGGGTGGCAACCAGCGAACTCTAATTGGCGGAAGCTCCGAATGATGTACAACACACAAATGTTCACTGCCCAAAGGCTCGACGCCAATCAAGCCCTCCGTCGCCAGAAGGTCCAAGAGCTCATCGCTCACATGCGCCAGAGTTGCCTGGGGGGACAGGTGGTGGATATTGGCCGGGCCGCTTTCGTGACCACTCTCAATTTGTTGTCAAACAGCATCTTCTCCGTCGATTTAGTTAATCCCAGCTCCGAGTCTGTGCAAGAGTTCAAGGATGCGGTGCATGGAATTATGGAAGAGGCTGGGAAGCCGAATCTATCGGACTACTTCCCATTGCTGAGGCCATTGGACCCGCTAGGCATAAGACGCCGCATGACAGCCCACTTCAAAAAATTGTATCAGATTTTTGATAAGATGATCGACGAGCGTCTACAGTTTAGAGCATCATCTGAATCTCCCAGAATGAATGATTTTCTTGATGTTCTTCTCGATCAAAGCCATGAAAATGAGCTCAGTCGCAGCGACATCAATGCTTTACTCACG GAGATATTTTCGGCGGGGAGCGACACAAGCTCGAGCACAATAGAATGGGCCATGGCAGAGTTGCTGCGTAACCCAAATGTCCTGGCAAAGGCTCGGTCAGAGCTCATCCAAACCATTGGATCGGAACATCAGGTGGAGGAATCAGACATAGCTCGACTCCCATATATACAAGCCATCGTGAAGGAAACGTTGCGGTTGCACCCACCGGTCCCACTCCTCATCCCTCACAGAGCTGAAACTggtgttgaaatttgtggttgcACCATTCCCAGGCATACACAGGTATTCGTCAATGTGTGGGCCATAGGAAGAGATCCATCGATCTGGAGGGACCCCACTTCATTTAAGCCAGAGAGGTTTGTGGGGTCCGAAATTGATTTACGAGGCCGTGATTTTGAGCTTATGCCTTTTGGAGCGGGCCGTAGGATATGCCCGGGCTTGCCGCTGGGCCTTCGGATGGTGAATCTAATGCTGGCCTCTCTATTGCATTCGTTCGGTTGGAAGCTACCAGATGGGGTGGGCCCACAGGATATGGACATGAGTGATAAGTTTGGGATCACCCTTCAGATGGCTGTCCCACTTCGTGCTATCCCCGTACAAGCAGTTTAA